One bacterium genomic region harbors:
- a CDS encoding type II toxin-antitoxin system RelE/ParE family toxin has translation MRFVETPIFTKEVLDLLDDDEYRALQLALIFRPEQGAIIPGSGGLRKLRWGGKGRGKRGGLRVIYYQAKEEDTFYMLFVYPKNEQEDLTSTQLRVLGRLVREEFK, from the coding sequence ATGCGTTTCGTTGAGACGCCAATATTCACGAAGGAGGTCCTCGATCTCCTCGATGATGATGAATATCGCGCCCTGCAATTGGCTTTGATCTTCAGGCCAGAGCAGGGCGCTATCATTCCAGGGAGTGGCGGTCTACGCAAGCTGCGTTGGGGCGGGAAGGGAAGAGGCAAACGGGGAGGGTTGCGAGTCATCTATTACCAGGCGAAAGAAGAGGACACTTTTTACATGTTGTTCGTTTATCCAAAGAATGAGCAGGAGGACCTTACCTCCACGCAGTTGCGCGTTCTTGGCCGCCTCGTACGGGAGGAGTTCAAATGA
- a CDS encoding helix-turn-helix domain-containing protein: MKKHDFEKLMESVKQAGKIRRGVMKASRVFKFAPADIKAIRVRLAKSQSEFALMIGVSVSTLQNWEQGRRVPEGPARALLKIAAENPEAVIEALGA, encoded by the coding sequence ATGAAAAAGCATGATTTTGAAAAACTGATGGAGAGTGTAAAGCAGGCGGGAAAAATACGGCGCGGTGTAATGAAGGCCAGCCGTGTTTTCAAATTTGCACCTGCTGACATCAAAGCTATTCGTGTACGTTTGGCCAAGTCGCAGTCTGAATTTGCGCTCATGATCGGAGTAAGCGTTTCTACCCTTCAGAATTGGGAGCAGGGTCGGAGAGTTCCGGAGGGGCCTGCGCGTGCTCTATTGAAAATTGCCGCGGAAAATCCCGAGGCTGTTATTGAAGCACTGGGAGCATGA